In a genomic window of Trueperaceae bacterium:
- a CDS encoding aconitase family protein, which produces MTRIERLLGATAGEEVELPVDLIVTDDWTTPALRAPLESLGCERSAVPIVLVRDHTLSEEHYRGEEKARVKRLRETEEWFVSRFGATLISGQGIQHHVLPGSGLLRPGMLVLGNDSHTPTLAAYGVTAFAAQPTTIAVAVHTGKLVLRVPESLLVRVEGRLPAGVSVRDASLTLLDLLRGGGQVPRLATGMALEFSGPGLVGLSESQRAVLANATPEAVAVTCTFPLHGEAESGQADLLLDLSAARPSLARSGQPADVISLSEFGHTRVDRVFVGTCAGGTYEEVRDFAEALGGARVAVPTIVAPASLETEARLRREGILARLEAAGVTLLPPGCGPCFGFGVGRLADDEVAVVTGNRNSLGRMGSPRAQIHLASGRTAGEAALRGSIGARQGGQVERPSGARPVVVWPRSGNVVRLLGTITTDDITPSAVPGVGTSSDPDPGVVRRLLFHHLDPSSAERNLAGAVIVADENFGVGSNRASSVRALQLAGVAAVIVRSFAPLYAMGARDEGLLLLRITEDEFYDLATPEAQVVVDPDGGSVRVGGSVFSVSRPSPYEQQLRAAGGVVAWLRSRQGGPMAQLRPLPT; this is translated from the coding sequence ATGACGCGGATCGAGCGGCTCCTGGGCGCGACGGCCGGCGAGGAGGTGGAGCTCCCCGTCGACCTGATCGTCACCGACGACTGGACCACTCCGGCCCTGCGGGCGCCGCTGGAATCGCTCGGCTGCGAGCGCTCGGCCGTCCCGATCGTACTGGTGCGCGACCACACCCTGTCCGAGGAGCACTACCGGGGTGAGGAGAAGGCGCGCGTGAAGCGTCTGCGCGAGACGGAGGAGTGGTTCGTGAGCCGCTTCGGCGCCACGCTGATCAGCGGCCAGGGAATACAGCACCACGTCCTGCCGGGGAGCGGCCTTCTTCGGCCCGGCATGCTCGTTCTGGGCAACGATTCGCACACGCCTACGCTAGCTGCCTACGGGGTGACGGCTTTCGCCGCGCAACCGACGACCATCGCCGTCGCCGTTCACACCGGCAAGCTCGTGCTCCGGGTACCGGAATCCCTGCTGGTCAGGGTCGAGGGCCGACTGCCGGCAGGGGTAAGCGTCCGTGACGCTTCGCTCACCCTTCTCGACCTGCTTCGAGGCGGTGGCCAGGTGCCACGCCTCGCCACCGGCATGGCGCTGGAATTCAGCGGCCCGGGCCTGGTGGGACTGAGCGAATCACAGAGGGCTGTCCTCGCCAACGCGACTCCGGAGGCCGTTGCCGTAACCTGCACCTTCCCTCTGCATGGCGAGGCGGAAAGCGGGCAAGCCGACCTGCTCCTCGACTTGAGCGCGGCGCGGCCATCCCTCGCGCGCAGCGGACAGCCCGCCGACGTCATCTCGCTCTCCGAGTTCGGTCACACCAGGGTGGACAGGGTCTTCGTGGGCACGTGCGCCGGCGGCACCTACGAGGAGGTCCGCGATTTCGCCGAAGCGCTGGGGGGCGCGCGCGTCGCTGTGCCCACCATCGTCGCCCCGGCGTCGCTGGAGACCGAGGCGCGCTTGCGGCGCGAGGGGATCCTCGCGCGACTCGAAGCGGCCGGTGTAACCCTCCTGCCGCCCGGCTGTGGACCCTGCTTCGGTTTCGGCGTGGGACGCCTCGCCGACGATGAGGTTGCAGTAGTCACCGGCAACCGCAACTCCTTGGGGAGGATGGGCTCGCCGAGGGCACAGATCCACCTCGCCTCGGGACGAACCGCAGGCGAAGCGGCACTCCGCGGAAGCATCGGCGCCCGGCAGGGTGGGCAGGTGGAACGTCCGAGTGGGGCGCGGCCCGTAGTCGTATGGCCGCGATCGGGGAACGTAGTGAGGCTCCTCGGCACGATCACGACCGATGACATCACCCCCTCCGCCGTGCCCGGCGTCGGCACCTCCAGCGATCCCGATCCGGGCGTCGTTCGACGCCTGCTCTTCCACCATCTCGACCCTTCCTCCGCGGAACGGAACCTGGCGGGCGCCGTGATCGTCGCCGACGAGAACTTCGGCGTGGGCAGCAACAGGGCGTCGTCTGTGCGGGCGCTCCAGTTGGCCGGTGTGGCTGCTGTCATCGTCAGGAGCTTCGCTCCCCTATACGCGATGGGCGCTCGAGACGAGGGCCTGCTCCTGCTCAGGATCACCGAGGACGAGTTCTACGACCTGGCGACACCCGAAGCGCAGGTCGTGGTCGATCCCGACGGCGGATCGGTGCGGGTCGGCGGGAGCGTCTTCTCGGTATCTCGGCCTTCACCGTACGAGCAGCAACTCCGCGCGGCGGGAGGCGTCGTCGCCTGGTTGCGCTCGCGGCAGGGCGGCCCGATGGCCCAACTGCGCCCCCTCCCGACCTGA